One genomic window of Streptomyces sp. NBC_01498 includes the following:
- a CDS encoding TetR/AcrR family transcriptional regulator, producing the protein MRTAERATEGEGVPWGEVTPEAARKLLVAAVEAFAERGYHATTTRDIASRAGMSPAALYIHYKTKEELLHRISRIGHDKALEILTAAAGREGTAAERLTDAVRSFVGWHAARHTTARVVQYELDALADDHRAEIVELRRRTDATVRGILQDGVRDGEFDVPDVPGTTVAVLSLCIDVARWFNTQGRRTSDEVGALYADLVLRMVVARDRPLPRPV; encoded by the coding sequence ATGCGTACGGCGGAACGGGCCACCGAGGGCGAGGGCGTGCCGTGGGGCGAGGTCACCCCCGAGGCGGCCAGAAAGCTGCTCGTCGCCGCCGTGGAGGCGTTCGCCGAGCGCGGATACCACGCCACCACGACCCGCGACATCGCGAGCCGCGCCGGGATGAGCCCGGCCGCGCTCTACATCCACTACAAGACCAAGGAAGAACTCCTCCACCGGATCAGCCGGATCGGCCACGACAAGGCCCTGGAGATCCTGACGGCCGCCGCCGGGCGCGAGGGGACGGCGGCCGAACGCCTCACCGACGCGGTCCGCTCGTTCGTCGGCTGGCACGCGGCCCGGCACACCACCGCGCGCGTCGTCCAGTACGAGCTCGACGCCCTCGCCGACGACCACCGCGCCGAGATCGTCGAACTGCGCCGCCGCACCGACGCGACCGTGCGCGGCATCCTCCAGGACGGCGTACGGGACGGGGAGTTCGACGTCCCCGACGTGCCCGGCACCACCGTGGCCGTGCTGTCGCTCTGCATCGACGTGGCGCGCTGGTTCAACACCCAGGGCCGCCGGACGTCCGACGAGGTCGGCGCGCTCTACGCCGACCTCGTGCTGCGCATGGTGGTCGCACGGGACCGCCCGCTGCCCCGGCCGGTCTGA
- a CDS encoding MaoC family dehydratase has translation MAEPRVFTSAEELRAAVGERLGYSDWLKVDQKRIDLFAEATGDHQWIHVDPEQAALGPFGTTIAHGYLTLSLLPVLVPQVLSVENVTMGVNYGANKVRFPSPVPAGSRVRATAELREVAEAGGGVQVTALVTVEREGGEKPVCVAESVSRYYF, from the coding sequence ATGGCTGAGCCGAGGGTCTTCACCTCCGCGGAGGAACTGCGCGCCGCTGTCGGCGAGCGGCTGGGGTACAGCGACTGGCTGAAAGTCGACCAGAAGCGGATCGATCTCTTCGCCGAGGCGACGGGCGACCACCAGTGGATCCATGTGGATCCGGAGCAGGCGGCGCTGGGCCCGTTCGGCACGACCATCGCGCACGGCTATCTGACGCTGTCCCTGCTGCCGGTCCTGGTGCCGCAGGTGCTGAGCGTCGAGAACGTGACGATGGGCGTCAACTACGGCGCCAACAAGGTGCGTTTCCCCTCCCCCGTGCCCGCCGGGTCGCGGGTGCGCGCGACGGCCGAGCTGCGGGAGGTCGCCGAGGCGGGCGGCGGCGTACAGGTCACCGCCCTCGTCACCGTGGAGCGCGAGGGCGGCGAGAAGCCGGTGTGCGTGGCGGAGTCGGTCTCCCGCTACTACTTCTGA
- the soxR gene encoding redox-sensitive transcriptional activator SoxR, with protein sequence MPQIPEKIHELTVGQLSARSGAAPSALHFYEAKGLITSRRTSGNQRRYSRDTLRRVAFVRAAQRVGIPLATIGHALAELPEGRTPNRDDWARLSKAWRSELDERIRQLGRLRDHLTDCISCGCLSLDACVLSNPDDVFGDRMSGSRLLGERRSAQEQRSPGVCGA encoded by the coding sequence GTGCCGCAGATACCGGAGAAGATCCATGAACTGACCGTCGGGCAGTTGTCCGCGCGCAGCGGCGCCGCCCCGTCGGCTCTTCACTTCTACGAGGCCAAAGGGCTGATCACCAGCCGCCGGACCAGCGGCAACCAGCGCCGCTACAGCAGGGACACGCTCCGCCGCGTCGCCTTCGTCCGGGCGGCCCAGCGCGTGGGCATCCCGCTCGCCACCATCGGGCACGCCCTCGCCGAGCTCCCCGAGGGGCGCACCCCGAACCGCGACGACTGGGCCCGGCTGTCCAAGGCGTGGCGCTCCGAACTGGACGAGCGCATCCGGCAGCTCGGCCGGCTCCGGGACCATCTCACCGACTGCATCAGCTGCGGATGCCTCTCGCTGGACGCCTGTGTCCTGTCCAACCCGGACGACGTGTTCGGCGACCGCATGTCGGGCTCCCGGCTCCTGGGGGAGCGCAGGAGTGCGCAAGAGCAGCGGTCACCGGGTGTTTGCGGCGCTTGA
- a CDS encoding exo-beta-N-acetylmuramidase NamZ family protein — protein sequence MSLSRRSVLAAGGAAGVTGAAAVTGAGAAHAAGAGSRDRSGSGGGGGVRTGFDRLAADGYRTLAGRRVGIVTNPTGVTRDLRHVVDVMHPDARVDLTAVFGPEHGFRGTAQAGGSEGRYDDPATGLPVYDTYQTSGQALADIFTASGVDTVVFDIQDAGARFYTYIWTLYDCMEAAALAGKDVVVLDRPNPVTGRAALGPVLHPEFATFVGRKPVAQAHGMTVAELALLFNGEFLARPVERLEVVTMSGWRRSDFFDATGLPWVPPSPNMPTPETALVYPGTCLFEGTNLSEGRGTTRPFELLGAEGVDRTWAEAADAEGLRGVRFREAYFTPAFSKFQGRTVGGVQLHVHERELFDPVRTGIALLVTAKRTWSGFAWREDNWIDKLTGSASVRTLIDAGADTDDVVGAWEAELTAFRATRARYLRYR from the coding sequence ATGAGCCTGTCGAGAAGGAGTGTGCTCGCCGCGGGCGGCGCGGCGGGAGTGACCGGCGCGGCGGCGGTGACCGGCGCCGGGGCCGCCCACGCGGCGGGCGCCGGGAGTCGGGACCGGAGCGGGAGTGGCGGAGGCGGAGGCGTACGTACGGGCTTCGACCGGCTGGCGGCCGACGGGTACCGGACACTCGCCGGCCGGCGGGTCGGGATCGTCACCAATCCGACCGGGGTCACCCGGGACCTGCGGCACGTCGTGGACGTGATGCACCCGGACGCACGCGTCGACCTGACCGCCGTCTTCGGCCCCGAGCACGGCTTCCGGGGCACCGCCCAGGCGGGCGGCTCCGAGGGCAGGTACGACGATCCGGCCACCGGACTCCCGGTGTACGACACGTACCAGACCAGTGGGCAGGCGCTCGCCGACATCTTCACCGCGTCCGGCGTGGACACCGTCGTCTTCGACATCCAGGACGCGGGCGCCCGCTTCTACACGTACATCTGGACCCTGTACGACTGCATGGAGGCGGCGGCCCTCGCCGGCAAGGACGTCGTCGTCCTCGACCGCCCCAACCCGGTCACCGGGCGGGCGGCCCTCGGGCCGGTCCTGCACCCGGAGTTCGCGACGTTCGTCGGCCGGAAACCGGTCGCCCAGGCGCACGGCATGACCGTGGCCGAACTGGCGCTGCTGTTCAACGGCGAGTTCCTGGCCCGGCCGGTGGAGCGGCTGGAGGTCGTCACGATGTCCGGCTGGCGCCGCTCCGACTTCTTCGACGCGACGGGGCTGCCCTGGGTCCCGCCGAGCCCGAACATGCCGACGCCGGAGACCGCGCTCGTCTACCCGGGCACCTGTCTCTTCGAGGGGACCAATCTGTCCGAGGGGCGCGGGACGACCCGGCCCTTCGAACTGCTGGGGGCGGAGGGCGTCGACCGCACGTGGGCCGAGGCCGCCGACGCCGAGGGGCTGCGCGGGGTGCGCTTCCGGGAGGCGTACTTCACCCCGGCGTTCTCCAAGTTCCAGGGAAGGACGGTCGGCGGGGTCCAACTGCACGTCCACGAACGCGAGTTGTTCGACCCTGTCCGCACCGGAATCGCGCTGCTGGTGACGGCGAAACGGACCTGGAGCGGCTTCGCCTGGCGGGAGGACAACTGGATCGACAAGCTGACCGGCTCGGCCTCCGTACGCACCCTGATCGACGCGGGCGCGGACACGGACGACGTCGTCGGCGCCTGGGAGGCCGAACTCACCGCGTTCCGGGCGACCCGGGCCCGTTATCTCCGCTACCGCTGA
- a CDS encoding SDR family oxidoreductase, with translation MSTVRDTRVVVTGAGGGIGAALARRFAAGGARVVVNDLDAAKAEAVAGEIGAVAVPGDASAVVERARDALGGTVDVYCANAGLGSAGDALADEDVWASAWDVNVMAHVRASRILLPDWLERGEGRFVSTVSAAGLLTMIGAAPYSVTKHGALAYAEWLSLTYRHRGLKVHAICPQGVRTDMLTAAGSAGDLVLAPTAIEPEDVAQALFDAMDEDRFLVLPHAEVADYYRARATDPDRWLTSMNKIQRTWEAAPR, from the coding sequence ATGAGTACGGTGCGGGACACGCGAGTGGTGGTCACCGGGGCCGGCGGCGGGATCGGCGCCGCGCTCGCCCGCCGATTCGCCGCCGGGGGAGCCCGTGTCGTCGTCAACGACCTCGACGCGGCGAAGGCCGAGGCCGTCGCCGGGGAGATCGGCGCCGTCGCCGTACCGGGCGACGCCTCCGCCGTCGTCGAGCGGGCGCGCGACGCGCTCGGCGGCACCGTCGACGTCTACTGCGCCAACGCGGGCCTCGGCTCGGCCGGGGACGCCCTCGCCGACGAGGACGTCTGGGCGTCGGCCTGGGACGTCAACGTCATGGCACACGTCCGCGCCTCCCGGATCCTGCTCCCCGACTGGCTGGAGCGCGGCGAGGGCCGGTTCGTCTCCACCGTCTCCGCCGCCGGACTGCTCACGATGATCGGCGCGGCGCCGTACAGCGTCACCAAGCACGGCGCCCTCGCCTACGCGGAATGGCTCTCGCTCACCTACCGCCACCGGGGCCTCAAGGTCCACGCGATCTGCCCCCAGGGCGTCCGTACGGACATGCTGACCGCCGCCGGATCGGCCGGCGACCTCGTACTCGCCCCCACGGCCATCGAGCCCGAGGACGTGGCTCAGGCACTGTTCGACGCCATGGACGAGGACCGGTTCCTGGTGCTCCCGCACGCCGAGGTCGCCGACTACTACCGGGCCCGCGCCACCGACCCCGACCGCTGGCTGACCTCGATGAACAAGATCCAGCGGACCTGGGAAGCGGCCCCCCGGTGA
- a CDS encoding TetR/AcrR family transcriptional regulator — protein sequence MPRSTDTNGTPVPQRLLAAATRLFAEQGYGSTSVQEIVEAAGVTKGALYHYFGSKEDLLQEVYARVLRLQQERLDAFADADEPVEHRLRAAAADVVVTTIENLDDAAIFFRSMHHLSPAKNKQVRAERRRYHERFRALVEEGQRGGVFTDATPSDLVVDYHFGSVHHLSTWYRPDGPLTPQQVADHLADLLLRALRP from the coding sequence GTGCCCAGATCGACGGACACCAACGGCACCCCCGTACCCCAGCGGCTGCTCGCCGCCGCCACCCGGCTCTTCGCCGAACAGGGCTACGGCAGCACCTCCGTCCAGGAGATCGTGGAGGCGGCCGGCGTCACCAAGGGCGCGCTCTACCACTACTTCGGCTCCAAGGAGGACCTCCTCCAGGAGGTGTACGCGCGCGTGCTGCGCCTCCAGCAGGAGCGACTGGACGCCTTCGCCGACGCCGACGAGCCCGTGGAACACCGGCTGCGCGCGGCGGCGGCGGACGTCGTCGTCACCACCATCGAGAACCTGGACGACGCGGCGATCTTCTTCCGCTCGATGCACCACCTGAGCCCGGCGAAGAACAAACAGGTACGCGCCGAGCGGCGGCGCTATCACGAACGGTTCCGCGCGCTGGTCGAAGAGGGCCAGCGCGGCGGCGTGTTCACCGACGCCACACCGTCGGACCTGGTGGTGGACTACCACTTCGGATCGGTCCACCACCTCTCCACCTGGTACCGCCCGGACGGCCCCCTCACCCCCCAACAGGTCGCCGACCACCTCGCGGACCTCCTGCTGCGCGCGCTGCGCCCCTGA
- a CDS encoding class I SAM-dependent methyltransferase, with translation MSRSGSFLVLERISGSAPRTLRFEGSRWFRFMDRVYSPRPVHQLPPEQVRELCELRLARSDLLIDDRLYEKVVRELTATAAAHIGSPGTILDFGTGDGRAIPFYRAAFADSRIHGCDMSAASLRRRDARAQVVQISGDGPLPFRGGTIDLVLAAFVFHFSLPVPLLAEIPRVLRADGALVASVYGPLVPSLASLLRAGGLELVRLRQVGAVPGHFVFTATPAGDGRPE, from the coding sequence GTGAGCCGCTCCGGCAGCTTCCTGGTGCTGGAGAGGATTTCAGGATCCGCGCCTCGCACCCTGCGCTTCGAGGGGAGCCGGTGGTTCCGGTTCATGGACCGGGTCTATTCGCCCCGACCGGTGCATCAGCTGCCCCCCGAACAGGTGCGCGAGCTCTGCGAGCTCAGGCTGGCGCGTTCCGACCTGCTCATCGACGATCGGCTGTACGAGAAGGTTGTCCGGGAACTGACCGCGACGGCCGCCGCCCACATCGGGTCGCCGGGGACAATCCTCGACTTCGGAACCGGCGACGGGCGGGCGATCCCCTTCTACCGCGCCGCCTTCGCGGACAGCCGCATCCACGGATGCGACATGAGCGCGGCCTCCTTGAGGCGGCGTGACGCTCGCGCGCAGGTTGTGCAGATATCCGGCGACGGACCACTGCCGTTCCGGGGCGGGACCATCGATCTCGTCCTTGCCGCCTTCGTCTTCCACTTCTCCCTCCCCGTGCCACTGCTCGCGGAGATACCGAGGGTTCTGCGTGCGGACGGTGCCCTGGTCGCCAGCGTCTACGGTCCGTTGGTTCCTTCGCTCGCATCGCTGCTGCGCGCCGGAGGGTTGGAGCTTGTGCGCCTGCGGCAAGTCGGAGCCGTACCAGGGCACTTCGTGTTCACAGCGACCCCGGCGGGGGACGGCCGCCCCGAGTGA
- a CDS encoding 2'-5' RNA ligase family protein: MGVNFPVTAHALEACSRFNAQLFSLTGSMVAFGPGGNSSPHVTIAMGTLRSGGNLRELEDAVAGALSSFPDDDSPPVMAFGPVYRESLTGHYIFADVRFSERVQKWRKETQSALAPLFVEPARTTDVPHLTLGHVSVDIDRVDAFINTSRPPIPACGIASVDISVSGSKGVKQSVLRSFDLAF, encoded by the coding sequence GTGGGTGTCAACTTCCCCGTCACAGCGCACGCCTTGGAGGCGTGTTCCCGGTTCAACGCCCAACTCTTCTCCCTGACAGGCAGCATGGTGGCCTTCGGTCCGGGCGGCAATTCCTCGCCGCACGTGACGATCGCCATGGGGACCCTTCGGAGTGGCGGAAACCTCCGGGAATTGGAGGACGCCGTTGCCGGGGCGTTGTCGTCGTTCCCCGATGACGACAGTCCACCGGTCATGGCCTTCGGTCCTGTCTACCGAGAGAGTCTGACGGGCCATTACATCTTTGCCGATGTGCGGTTCTCCGAGCGCGTCCAGAAGTGGCGCAAGGAGACACAGAGCGCCCTGGCCCCCTTGTTCGTCGAGCCCGCACGTACCACCGATGTCCCGCACCTGACACTGGGGCACGTTTCCGTCGACATCGATCGGGTCGACGCCTTCATCAACACCAGCCGTCCTCCCATCCCGGCGTGCGGCATCGCCTCCGTCGACATCTCTGTGAGCGGCTCGAAGGGCGTCAAACAGTCCGTTCTGAGGAGTTTTGACCTAGCCTTCTGA
- a CDS encoding adenylyltransferase/cytidyltransferase family protein yields the protein MVEPADLASPALRATVGRLVLAKGVFDLTHYGHVQSLRAARELGDSLVVALASDQSVARRKGPGRPVLNLTERVGIIAGLRVVDYVTVYDEVSPFRLVATIRPDRFCATHFASLTTPEQDELRRLGVELTLLPRPRQRSTSDIIADILQGYTGERT from the coding sequence GTGGTGGAGCCGGCCGATCTCGCGTCGCCGGCGCTACGCGCCACGGTGGGGCGCCTGGTATTGGCAAAGGGGGTGTTCGACTTGACTCACTACGGCCATGTCCAGTCTTTGAGAGCGGCGAGAGAACTCGGCGACTCACTGGTGGTCGCGCTGGCGAGTGACCAGTCGGTCGCCCGCAGGAAGGGCCCCGGACGTCCCGTACTGAACCTCACCGAGCGAGTCGGAATCATCGCCGGTCTCCGCGTGGTCGACTACGTGACCGTCTATGACGAGGTGTCACCCTTCCGCCTGGTGGCGACGATCCGTCCGGATCGCTTCTGCGCCACGCACTTCGCTTCACTCACCACCCCGGAACAGGATGAACTTCGGCGCCTCGGCGTGGAACTCACTCTGCTGCCGAGGCCCCGCCAGCGGTCGACCAGCGACATCATCGCCGACATACTCCAGGGATACACCGGAGAGCGGACATAG
- a CDS encoding tetratricopeptide repeat protein — protein MFFSVAAPPEAPALEELANLALQMSLGIVTVVTLIIGVVAFFGVREVKDLRRLSGRIRQDLEESEKTRMALERRLVSFESDFESVVLAAHLFHEGENAYRTADYDQSISYHEQALTLQPENSKIHVRLARALINKGLNSRAERSLRIALRKDEENADAWRALATVKRYVDVDEAVRLMEKALEYDGSSVDNWNYLGLLLRDAGQFEESLNSHEQASRLSPRNGITCFYRALIMLRLGRVDSANHEFYQAHLHSEESQRANGIKPIWAMTIQWSYLYSLDDRVREEEAIRLAGTLADLCQERRNSLVVIGHMLFYLRSRSIDYRSDASIQKFPPADVTQVAHAR, from the coding sequence GTGTTTTTCTCTGTCGCTGCCCCGCCCGAGGCACCGGCCCTTGAGGAGCTCGCCAATCTCGCGCTCCAGATGAGCCTGGGCATCGTCACCGTCGTCACGCTGATCATCGGTGTGGTCGCCTTCTTCGGTGTCCGGGAGGTCAAGGACCTCCGGAGACTGAGCGGCCGGATCAGACAAGACTTGGAAGAGTCCGAGAAAACCCGCATGGCGCTGGAGCGCCGACTGGTGAGTTTCGAGTCGGATTTCGAGTCGGTGGTGCTTGCAGCACATCTGTTTCACGAGGGTGAGAACGCCTACCGAACCGCCGACTACGACCAGTCGATCTCCTACCACGAGCAGGCTCTCACTCTCCAGCCCGAGAACAGTAAGATCCACGTTCGGCTCGCGCGGGCCCTGATCAATAAGGGGCTGAACAGCCGCGCGGAAAGAAGTCTGCGCATCGCCCTGAGAAAGGACGAGGAGAACGCGGACGCCTGGCGGGCCCTTGCCACCGTGAAACGGTATGTGGACGTGGATGAAGCCGTCCGCCTCATGGAAAAGGCACTGGAGTACGACGGATCCTCGGTGGACAATTGGAACTATCTCGGGCTGCTACTGCGGGACGCCGGACAGTTCGAAGAGTCCCTCAATTCGCATGAACAGGCGTCTCGACTGTCACCGAGAAACGGCATCACTTGTTTCTACAGAGCCCTGATCATGCTCCGGCTCGGGCGAGTCGATTCGGCGAACCACGAGTTCTACCAGGCTCACCTCCATTCGGAGGAGTCGCAGCGAGCGAACGGCATCAAGCCCATCTGGGCCATGACCATCCAGTGGTCGTATCTTTACAGCCTCGACGACCGGGTGCGCGAAGAGGAAGCCATACGGCTCGCCGGCACGCTGGCCGATCTCTGCCAGGAACGCCGGAACAGTCTGGTGGTCATCGGCCATATGCTCTTCTACCTCCGGAGCCGGTCCATTGACTATCGCTCCGATGCCTCGATACAGAAATTCCCCCCTGCGGACGTGACCCAGGTTGCCCACGCCCGCTGA
- a CDS encoding acyl-CoA dehydrogenase family protein codes for MDFAFDARTEELRTELLDFMDKHVRPAEAVAHEQRARLADPWDTPAVVEELKAEARRRGLWNLFLPDAEHGAGLTNLQYAPLAEITGRSPQLAPTALNCAAPDTGNMEVLAQFGSAEQKKRWLEPLLAGEIRSAFAMTEPEVASSDATNIRTRIERDGDNYVINGRKWYISGAMNPGCRIFIVMGKTDPDGADPRRQQSMILVPRDTPGLTVERAMSVYGYEDHSHGGHAEVTFDDVRVPAAHLIGEEGGGFAIAQARLGPGRIHHCMRLIGMAERAIELMCRRAVSRTAFGKPIAQQGVVQNWIADARVTVEQLRLLVLKTAWLMDTVGNRGAHTEIQAIKIATPRAVVDIIDSAVQLHGAGGVSQDYPLAELWAAARTLRLADGPDEVHQRSLARRELKKHV; via the coding sequence CCCGGCTCGCCGATCCGTGGGACACCCCGGCGGTGGTCGAGGAGTTGAAGGCCGAGGCGCGCCGTCGGGGGCTGTGGAACCTGTTCCTCCCCGACGCCGAACACGGCGCCGGGCTCACCAATCTCCAGTACGCGCCGCTCGCCGAAATCACCGGCCGCAGCCCGCAGTTGGCCCCCACCGCGCTCAACTGCGCGGCGCCGGACACCGGGAACATGGAGGTGCTCGCCCAGTTCGGCAGCGCGGAGCAGAAGAAGCGCTGGCTGGAGCCGCTGCTCGCGGGCGAGATCCGTTCGGCGTTCGCGATGACCGAGCCGGAGGTCGCCTCGTCCGACGCGACGAACATCCGCACCCGGATCGAGCGCGACGGCGACAACTACGTGATCAACGGCCGCAAGTGGTACATCTCCGGGGCGATGAACCCGGGCTGCCGGATCTTCATCGTCATGGGCAAGACCGACCCGGACGGCGCCGACCCCCGCCGCCAGCAGTCCATGATCCTGGTCCCGCGCGACACCCCCGGCCTCACCGTCGAGCGCGCGATGAGCGTGTACGGCTACGAGGACCACTCCCACGGCGGCCACGCGGAGGTGACGTTCGACGACGTCCGCGTCCCGGCGGCACATCTGATCGGCGAGGAGGGCGGCGGCTTCGCCATCGCCCAGGCCCGGCTCGGCCCCGGCCGTATCCACCACTGCATGCGGCTGATCGGCATGGCCGAGCGCGCGATCGAGCTGATGTGCCGGCGGGCGGTGTCCCGTACGGCCTTCGGAAAGCCGATCGCCCAGCAGGGCGTCGTCCAGAACTGGATCGCGGACGCACGGGTGACCGTGGAGCAGCTGCGGCTGCTGGTCCTCAAGACGGCCTGGCTGATGGACACGGTCGGCAACCGGGGCGCCCACACGGAGATCCAGGCCATCAAGATCGCCACGCCCCGCGCGGTGGTCGACATCATCGACAGCGCGGTACAGCTGCACGGCGCGGGCGGCGTGAGCCAGGACTACCCCCTGGCGGAGCTGTGGGCGGCGGCCCGCACCCTGCGCCTGGCGGACGGCCCCGACGAGGTGCACCAACGGTCGCTGGCGCGGCGGGAGTTGAAGAAGCACGTGTAG